From the genome of Streptomyces xanthophaeus:
GAGGCCGTCCGCGGTGATCCCGCCGGAGGGCTGGGCCGCCGGGGCGGCGGGCGGGGCGGCTGCCGGGGCGGCCGAGCGGGCCTCCTCCACGAGTGCCTCGAACTCCGGGGTCACGCGGGCGACGGCGCCCGGGCCCAGCACGATCTGGTACGTGTCGTCCTCGACGACGCCGAGGACCGCCGGGAGGGCGCGCAGGGCCTCGTCCTGGACCAGCGAGCGGTCGCGCAGCGAGAGGCGCAGGCGGGTCATGCAGTGCGCGATCGAGGTGATGTTGTCCGGGCCGCCGACCAGCGGCAGGATCGCGGCGGCGGTGGCGCGGTTCTTGTCAGTGGACATGGGGGATCGCCTTGGCTCGGGGGTCAGCGGGTGTGGGCGAGGGCGTGTTCGAGGGCGGCGCGCAGGTGGCCCCGCGAGGCGGTGAGCAGCTCGGCGGCCGTGGGGCCGTCGACTCCGCCGAGGACGACGAGTACGGCGTTCTTCACCTCACCGCCGGTGGCGGTCAGGGCGGCCTCGATCTCCTCGTCGGGTGCGCCGGTGGCCAGCGCCACGATGCGTCGGGCGCGGGCGCGCAGCTTCTCGTTCGAGGAGCGCATGTCGACCATCAGGTTCCCGTACGTCTTCCCGAGGCGGATCATCGTGATGGTCGAGATGAGGTTGAGGACGAGCTTCTGCGCGGTGCCGGCCTTCAGGCGGGTGGATCCGGTGAGGAGTTCGGGTCCGACGACGACCTCGATGCCGTGGTCGGCGGCGGCGGCGAGGGCGGATCCGGCGTTGCAGGAGAGCCCGACGGTGAGCGCGCCGCGGGTACGGGCGAACTCGACGGCGCCGATCGCGTACGGGGTGCGGCCGGAGGCGGAGATACCGACGACCGTGTCGTGCGGCCCGATCTCCAGCGCGGTGAGGTCGCCTGCGGCCAGCTCCTTCGAGTCCTCGGCGCCCTCGACGGCCTTGACCATGGCGGAGGGGCCGCCCGCGATCAGGCCGACCACGTCGGCCGGGTCGGTGTTGAAGGTGGGCGGGCACTCGCTGGCGTCCAGGACGCCCATCCGGCCGGCCGTGCCGGCGCCCGCGTAGACCAGCCGCCCGCCGCGGGCCATCCGCTCGGCGATCGCGTCGACGGCGGCGGCGATCTGCGGGAGCTGCGCGGCGACGGCGGCCGGGACGGTGGCGTCCTCGGCGTTCATGGTGCGGGCGATGTCGAGGGTGGGCAGCCGGTCGATCTCGGCGAGGTCCTGGCGGAAGGCCTCGGTGGTGAGGGTGTCCAGCTGGGCGCGGAGTTCTTCGTAGGCGGTCATGGGCGGCTCCCGTGCGGGTGGTGTGGCAGTGGGTGAGGGCTTCGTAGGAGGCGGCGAGGGCGGGTGCGGCGGTCTCGTAGGTCTGCTGTGCGGAAAGAGGGCCTTCATCGCCGGGCCCTCGCGGGTCCACAATGGGCGCATGGACCACGCGACCCCCCTGGAGCAGGCGCTGCACGTCGCCCGTGCCCTTGTTCTCGCCGACCTCGCCGCCGGCGAGGTCGCCGATGCCGATGTCGTCTCCCTCGTCGAGGATTCGGTCACGCACCGCCGGTGGTGGGTGGAGCAGTGGCCGGAGGGTGTCGACTACCTTGCCGGACTCGTCGCCCAAGACGTGAAGGACGCGCTGCTGGAGAAGTACGGACGATGGCCGCTGTGCCCGGTCTGCAACCACGGTGAGCCGCACGCGCTGGATGTGGAGCCGGAGCTGGGACCCGACCCGCACTGGGTGTGTTCGGAGGCGGGTGTGAAGGTGGCCGCGATCGGCGGCCTGGGCCCGGTCTTCGGACTCCGGTGAGCCGCCGGTGACCGTCTACATCGACCCGCCGACCTGGCCGGGCCATGGCCGCATGTGGTCGCACCTGGTCAGCGACGTCTCGTACGAGGAGCTGCACGCCTTCGCGGCGGCCATCGGCTGCCCGCCGCGGGCCTTCGAGCGGGACCACTACGACGTGCCCTCGTACCGGTACGCGGACGCGGTCGGCGCCGGTGCGGTGGAGATCGGCAGCAAGGAACTCGTCCGCCGCCTCACCGCGGCGGGCCTGCGCCGCCCGAAGGGCCGGCCGGCGGCCTAAGGGCTCGGGGTCGGGGTCGGGGGTGCGGACGGCTCCGGGACGGCGTGGGGCTGGGCTGCCGGCGGGAGCTCCCAGACGTGGTCCGGGGTCGCGATCTTGGTGACCGTGTTGGCGATGAGGGAGCTCAGGTTGCCGAACTTTCCGTCGACGTCGGAGTTCACCACGATCACCAGGGTGGCGCGGGCCTGCGGGAGCCGGACGGCGATGGTTTCGTAGCCCGGCAGCTCGCCGTTGTGGCCGATCCAGCCGTCGAGTTCGGCGATGCCGAGCCCGTAGCCGATGTCGGGGTGCCCGGTGGGCAGCATGCGCACCCGCTGGGCCTGGGTGCCCGGCTCCAGCAGGCGGTCGCCGTCGGGCAGCTTCCCGGTGACCAGGGTCGGGACCCAGGAGTGCAGGTCGTCCATGGTGGAGATCATCGCGCCGGCCGCCCAGGCCCAGGACGGGTTCCAGGTGGAGGCGTCGACGGTCGCGCCGTTCGGGGTGAAGTTCGTGTAGCCGTGCACGTACGGGGACGCGATCTCGGTGCCGGTCGGCAGCGAGGTCGCGTCCAGGCCGGCCGGTTCGAGGACGTGCTGCTGCAGGTAGGTGTGCAGGGGCTGCCCGCCGACCTTCTCGACCAGCAGGCCGAGCACAACAGTGTTGGTGTTGGAGTACTCCCAGCGCGTGCCCGGAGGGAAGTTGGCAGGGTGCCGGAAAGCGGTGTCCAGCAGCTCCTGCGGGGTCCAGGTGCGGTGCGGGTCGGCCTTGTAGGTGGCCAGCAGGCGCGGGTCCTCGGTGTAGTTGTAGAGGCCGCTGCGCATGTCGGCGAGCTGCCGGACGGTGATCCTGTCGCCGCCGGGCACGCCGTCGAGGTACGTGGAGATCGGCGCGTCGAGCCGTACCTTCCCGTCGTCGACGAGCTGGAGGACGGCGGTGACGGTGAAGGTCTTGGTGACGCTGCCGATGCGGGTGTGCATGTCGGTCTTGATGGGGACGCCGGTGGCCTTGTCGGCGGTGCCGAAGGCGCGCACGTAGGGGTCCTCGCCGTCGATCCACAGGCCGACGCCCACACCGGGGATGGCGGCCTTGCGCATGGCCGCGGTGATCGCGTCGTCGAGCTGCTCGGCGGTCACCGGGTCGATGTCGACCCGGCCCGGCGGGGCGGCCGCGGGGGCCTGGCCCGCGCAGAGCGCGGTCAGCAGCAGGGAGGCGGCTGCCAGGACGGTGGGCGTGCGGTACCGGCCCATGAAGGATCACCCCTGACGCACGTCCCCGAGCGGTTCCCCGATCCCCGAGCGGACCTTCCCATCGTAGGAAGCCGGGTTCGGGGCGGCGACCGGGGCCGACGCGGCGACCGGGCCCGGGCCAGGTCGGGCGGGGCCGGGAGGCGGACCCCGGACCGTACGGGCCGAAGCCGCCCCGCCGCACCACCTGACCTGCGGACATCTCTCCCGCACCGGAGCCCGCCCGGTGGGACTCCGGCGGCGGGGACGATCCCGGGATCCAAGACACGAGAGGGAAAGCACCACACCGAACCCCACCCCTCCCGCCCATGGCGCACGCTCACTCGCGTGAGTGAAAAATGCCAACTTGACTGGTTTCCGGGAGGGTTGCCTGATCTACGCTCAGCGCGAGACACCACATCACCGCTGACATGCGTCGGCCCCCGCCGGGAGTGCAATCCCAGTGCGGGGGCCTGACCACCGAGGAAGTAGCCCTCTTCCCTGATGGATACCCAGAACCCTAGCGTGAGCCCGCCCGCAGAGTCCCGGAACGACGGGGAAAACCACCCCTCCCGGCGAACCCGTGCGCACACCCGATCCGGCGGTGTCATCCACGACAACGCCCGCCA
Proteins encoded in this window:
- the murQ gene encoding N-acetylmuramic acid 6-phosphate etherase, which translates into the protein MTAYEELRAQLDTLTTEAFRQDLAEIDRLPTLDIARTMNAEDATVPAAVAAQLPQIAAAVDAIAERMARGGRLVYAGAGTAGRMGVLDASECPPTFNTDPADVVGLIAGGPSAMVKAVEGAEDSKELAAGDLTALEIGPHDTVVGISASGRTPYAIGAVEFARTRGALTVGLSCNAGSALAAAADHGIEVVVGPELLTGSTRLKAGTAQKLVLNLISTITMIRLGKTYGNLMVDMRSSNEKLRARARRIVALATGAPDEEIEAALTATGGEVKNAVLVVLGGVDGPTAAELLTASRGHLRAALEHALAHTR
- a CDS encoding DUF4031 domain-containing protein — encoded protein: MTVYIDPPTWPGHGRMWSHLVSDVSYEELHAFAAAIGCPPRAFERDHYDVPSYRYADAVGAGAVEIGSKELVRRLTAAGLRRPKGRPAA
- a CDS encoding serine hydrolase domain-containing protein yields the protein MGRYRTPTVLAAASLLLTALCAGQAPAAAPPGRVDIDPVTAEQLDDAITAAMRKAAIPGVGVGLWIDGEDPYVRAFGTADKATGVPIKTDMHTRIGSVTKTFTVTAVLQLVDDGKVRLDAPISTYLDGVPGGDRITVRQLADMRSGLYNYTEDPRLLATYKADPHRTWTPQELLDTAFRHPANFPPGTRWEYSNTNTVVLGLLVEKVGGQPLHTYLQQHVLEPAGLDATSLPTGTEIASPYVHGYTNFTPNGATVDASTWNPSWAWAAGAMISTMDDLHSWVPTLVTGKLPDGDRLLEPGTQAQRVRMLPTGHPDIGYGLGIAELDGWIGHNGELPGYETIAVRLPQARATLVIVVNSDVDGKFGNLSSLIANTVTKIATPDHVWELPPAAQPHAVPEPSAPPTPTPSP